The Halorientalis sp. IM1011 genome window below encodes:
- a CDS encoding sodium:proton antiporter: MTGIEGQLWALLALFGIAAVVSVIAARDARIQYTIGLVVTGLLVAAVGPPVPDPITSEFILLVLLPALIFRDAVTIDAGALRANLAPILLLAVVGFCCSIALVAVASHALLGFPLAVAILFGAILMPTDPVSVVAIFEELDVPERLTLLVEGESLLNDGVAIVVYSTVLGVLEARAAGAGPAPLSDPVELLLDVSAGIAVAFVGGVVVGAAAGYLAAAVVAAADDQLTAVIVSVLTAYGVYLLLHQFGASGVIGTLAAGLVLGAENGHADIAPEIHFSIGFAWDIVAVLANTIVFVAIGLITPVDLLFAYVPAIAAVIVIAFLARAVVVYPLLELYNWWQTQSIPHTFQHVLAWSGIHASVSVALALDAREQLPAALADEFTALLFGVAAFTLVVNGTTMPRLVAWLDLSRDDPHRRLYDALVGRLHGVDAALETADSLLEDDDMPESVYVEITEAYRNERATLVDATERLLRAYPDLKAHERRRSQRRVLLAEHEAIKRATQQAEIRGDVGEQLLADIERDLDRIVTDERSSHSLTATEQPPDWQTLLDAVSVDLDLGLEDGRASRHRDVFDPNHEDGGDGNGDSH; the protein is encoded by the coding sequence ATGACCGGGATCGAGGGGCAACTGTGGGCGTTGCTGGCGCTGTTCGGCATCGCCGCCGTCGTCAGCGTCATCGCAGCCCGGGACGCTCGCATCCAGTACACCATCGGGCTGGTCGTCACCGGCTTGCTCGTCGCCGCGGTCGGTCCACCGGTCCCCGATCCAATCACTTCCGAGTTCATCCTGCTGGTCTTGCTCCCGGCACTGATCTTCAGAGACGCCGTGACGATCGACGCCGGCGCACTCCGTGCGAATCTCGCCCCCATCCTGTTGCTCGCGGTCGTCGGCTTCTGTTGTTCGATCGCACTGGTCGCGGTTGCCAGCCACGCCCTGCTTGGCTTCCCGCTCGCCGTCGCGATCCTGTTCGGTGCGATCCTCATGCCGACCGACCCCGTCTCCGTCGTGGCGATCTTCGAAGAACTCGACGTACCCGAACGCCTTACCCTCCTCGTCGAGGGCGAGAGCCTCCTGAACGACGGGGTCGCGATCGTGGTGTACTCGACGGTACTGGGCGTCCTCGAAGCCCGAGCCGCCGGAGCCGGTCCCGCCCCGCTTTCCGACCCGGTCGAACTCCTCCTCGACGTGAGTGCGGGGATCGCCGTCGCGTTCGTGGGCGGTGTCGTCGTCGGGGCTGCTGCGGGGTACCTCGCCGCGGCCGTCGTCGCTGCCGCCGACGACCAGCTCACGGCCGTGATCGTCTCGGTCCTGACCGCCTACGGCGTCTATCTCCTGCTCCACCAGTTCGGGGCCAGCGGTGTCATCGGTACCCTCGCGGCCGGGCTCGTCCTCGGGGCGGAGAACGGACACGCCGACATCGCCCCGGAGATTCACTTCTCGATCGGATTCGCGTGGGATATCGTCGCCGTGCTGGCAAACACCATCGTCTTCGTGGCGATCGGCCTCATCACACCGGTCGACCTCCTCTTCGCCTACGTGCCGGCGATCGCCGCCGTCATCGTCATCGCGTTCCTCGCCCGTGCGGTGGTCGTCTACCCGTTGCTCGAACTGTACAACTGGTGGCAGACGCAGTCGATACCGCACACCTTCCAGCACGTCCTCGCGTGGTCGGGTATTCACGCCTCGGTCTCGGTCGCGCTGGCGCTTGACGCCCGCGAGCAACTCCCGGCCGCCCTCGCCGACGAGTTCACCGCGCTGCTGTTCGGCGTCGCCGCGTTCACGCTCGTCGTCAACGGGACGACCATGCCCCGCCTCGTCGCGTGGCTCGATCTGAGCCGGGACGATCCGCACCGACGGCTCTACGACGCTCTCGTCGGCAGACTCCACGGTGTCGACGCGGCCCTCGAAACCGCCGACAGTCTGCTCGAAGACGACGACATGCCCGAGAGCGTGTACGTCGAGATCACCGAGGCCTATCGGAACGAGCGGGCGACACTCGTCGATGCTACCGAACGGTTGCTGCGGGCGTATCCGGATCTCAAAGCTCACGAGCGCCGACGGAGCCAGCGCCGCGTCTTGCTGGCCGAACACGAGGCGATCAAGCGCGCGACCCAGCAAGCCGAGATTCGCGGCGACGTGGGCGAGCAATTGCTGGCCGACATCGAGCGAGATCTCGATCGCATCGTGACCGACGAGCGATCGTCTCACAGTCTCACAGCCACAGAGCAGCCACCGGACTGGCAGACGTTGCTCGACGCAGTGTCAGTCGACCTCGATCTCGGGCTCGAGGACGGACGCGCGAGTCGGCATCGGGACGTCTTCGACCCGAACCACGAAGATGGGGGCGACGGCAACGGTGATTCACACTGA
- a CDS encoding zinc-dependent alcohol dehydrogenase family protein, which translates to MRAAVFHGPGDVRIEDVPKPELTEPTDALVRVTHTAICGSDLWFYNGDSDREQGSRVGHEPMGIVEEVGDDVRSVEPGDRVFAPFVISCGECEFCRKGLHTSCVNGDSWSGENGGAQGEYVRAPHADGTLVRVPDRYADDEDALESLMPLTDVMGTGHHAAVSAGVEPGSTAVVVGDGAVGLCGVLAARRLGARRIVAVGHHEDRLDLADEFGATDTVLGGEGDEVERVREVTDGGADHVMECVGAASAMDTAVSVCRPGGTVGYVGVPHGVDAAGLELYDFFGDNVTLRGGVAPVRAYAEDLMADVLGGTLDPAPIFTKTVDLEGVPEGYQAMSDREALKVLVKP; encoded by the coding sequence ATGCGCGCAGCAGTGTTCCACGGGCCGGGCGACGTTCGAATCGAAGACGTACCGAAACCCGAACTGACCGAGCCGACGGACGCGCTCGTCCGGGTCACCCACACCGCGATCTGTGGCTCCGACCTGTGGTTCTACAACGGCGACAGCGACCGCGAGCAGGGTTCCCGAGTCGGTCACGAACCGATGGGTATCGTCGAGGAAGTCGGCGACGACGTCCGAAGCGTCGAGCCCGGCGACCGCGTGTTCGCACCGTTCGTCATCAGTTGCGGCGAGTGTGAGTTCTGCCGGAAGGGCCTGCACACATCCTGTGTAAACGGCGACTCCTGGAGCGGCGAGAACGGCGGCGCACAGGGCGAGTACGTCCGCGCACCGCACGCCGACGGGACGCTCGTCCGGGTCCCCGACCGGTACGCCGACGACGAAGACGCGCTCGAATCGCTCATGCCATTGACGGACGTGATGGGCACCGGTCACCACGCCGCCGTCAGCGCCGGCGTCGAACCCGGGAGTACCGCCGTAGTCGTCGGCGACGGCGCGGTCGGCCTCTGTGGCGTCCTCGCCGCCCGGCGACTGGGTGCTCGCCGGATCGTCGCCGTCGGCCACCACGAGGACCGCCTCGACCTCGCCGACGAGTTCGGCGCGACCGACACCGTGCTTGGCGGCGAGGGCGACGAGGTCGAACGCGTCCGCGAGGTTACCGACGGCGGTGCCGATCACGTCATGGAGTGCGTCGGCGCGGCATCGGCGATGGACACCGCCGTCTCGGTCTGTCGCCCCGGTGGAACGGTCGGCTACGTCGGCGTCCCGCACGGCGTCGACGCCGCCGGACTGGAACTGTACGACTTCTTCGGCGACAACGTCACGCTCCGGGGTGGCGTCGCGCCGGTGCGAGCCTACGCCGAGGACCTGATGGCCGACGTACTCGGCGGGACGCTCGACCCCGCGCCGATCTTCACGAAGACGGTCGATCTGGAGGGCGTGCCGGAGGGGTACCAGGCGATGTCAGACCGCGAGGCACTGAAAGTACTTGTCAAGCCCTGA
- a CDS encoding NAD(P)-dependent alcohol dehydrogenase produces MQAARFYGSGTGLEIETVDRPTPGPGEVLVEVEACGICHSDLHILEGDVPISTPRTLGHEAAGSVAEVGAGVDNVTEGESVAVHGAWGCGHCDVCARGDTQLCNVMLWEGIGQDGAYAEYVLVPDERYVLPIGDLDPVQAAPLTDAALTPYRAVSRAREHLSPADTLTIIGIGGLGQYAVQFAAMTGAQVVAVDLDAAKLDLAEDLGADVTIDAATEDVRDRIRAVTDRQGVRVAIDFVANEETLQWCSNTLAAQGQMFVVGLGDGTFDVQFNPLIGSEVTATSCYWGSLPELRDVLGIARRGKLDVGVETVGFSDLNDVLERLDHGDIHRRAVLTP; encoded by the coding sequence ATGCAAGCAGCACGGTTCTACGGTTCGGGGACGGGGCTGGAAATCGAAACTGTGGACCGGCCGACGCCGGGGCCCGGTGAGGTACTCGTGGAGGTCGAGGCCTGTGGGATCTGCCACTCGGACCTCCACATTCTGGAGGGCGACGTTCCGATCTCGACGCCGCGGACGCTCGGTCACGAAGCGGCCGGCAGCGTCGCCGAGGTCGGGGCCGGGGTCGACAACGTCACCGAAGGTGAGTCCGTTGCCGTCCACGGCGCGTGGGGCTGTGGCCACTGTGACGTCTGTGCCCGTGGGGACACGCAACTCTGCAACGTGATGCTGTGGGAAGGCATCGGCCAGGATGGTGCGTACGCAGAGTACGTTCTGGTTCCCGACGAACGATACGTCCTGCCGATCGGTGACCTGGACCCGGTACAAGCGGCTCCCCTGACCGACGCTGCGCTGACGCCGTACCGGGCGGTCAGTCGCGCTCGCGAGCACCTCTCCCCAGCGGACACGCTGACGATCATCGGGATCGGTGGTCTCGGACAGTACGCCGTCCAGTTCGCCGCGATGACGGGCGCACAGGTCGTCGCGGTCGATCTCGACGCGGCGAAACTCGACCTCGCCGAGGACCTGGGTGCCGACGTCACGATCGACGCCGCGACCGAAGACGTCCGGGACCGGATTCGCGCCGTGACCGATCGGCAGGGGGTCAGGGTCGCCATCGACTTCGTGGCCAACGAGGAGACGCTGCAGTGGTGTAGCAACACACTCGCGGCGCAGGGGCAGATGTTCGTCGTCGGACTGGGAGACGGCACCTTCGACGTCCAGTTCAATCCGTTGATCGGCAGCGAAGTCACGGCGACGAGCTGTTACTGGGGCAGTCTCCCCGAGCTCCGGGACGTACTCGGGATCGCTCGCCGCGGCAAGCTGGACGTCGGCGTCGAGACGGTCGGCTTTTCGGACCTGAACGACGTGCTCGAACGGCTCGATCACGGCGATATCCACCGGCGGGCGGTGCTCACCCCCTGA
- a CDS encoding metal-sulfur cluster assembly factor translates to MTIDDQVRERLHDVVDPCAAATGSNLDIVEMGLVESIDVDDGHVQVDMRLTSPVCYQVPYFVEEIEERVQPLPAVESVTVETDDGMEWTPEMISDEGQARREAVLDGYAARGSREEATTD, encoded by the coding sequence GTGACGATCGACGACCAGGTCCGCGAGCGACTCCACGACGTCGTGGATCCGTGTGCAGCGGCGACCGGCTCGAACCTCGACATCGTCGAGATGGGACTCGTCGAGTCGATCGACGTCGACGACGGCCACGTCCAAGTCGACATGCGCCTGACCTCGCCCGTCTGCTATCAGGTACCCTACTTCGTCGAGGAGATCGAGGAACGGGTCCAGCCGCTCCCGGCGGTCGAGTCGGTCACGGTGGAAACCGACGACGGGATGGAGTGGACCCCGGAGATGATCTCTGATGAGGGGCAGGCACGCCGTGAGGCCGTTCTGGACGGCTACGCCGCTCGCGGCAGTCGCGAGGAGGCGACGACCGACTGA
- a CDS encoding amidohydrolase family protein, producing the protein MAPLDDVFVADAVTHAYNLHPSNYAIEEHAQSVIDLMLGVEKAMPERYRRTEETFLTDWDSTVTSNMLFRESQVDFAVFHPQTITIFDDGLTALGKAEEFIDRHPNRAASLASVDVIGMDDPQAELTRQVERFDAHGMKVYPSYWADDEHVGFEMDDPKSAFPLWQHAVDLGLDVVAVHKAVPFGNVPIDSYLVDDVDEAASSFPELNFEIVHGGMGLAKETGYHLANHSNVYVNLEITAGDIATNPERFVGSMEELLHAGGADVLDKVIWGSGTPQYHPQLLLEAFWEYEFPELETANGTVQITDADKRDILGRNLADAHGLDVDELQSDIEDDDRDDELAEPFSTTPFEVVA; encoded by the coding sequence ATGGCTCCACTCGACGACGTGTTCGTGGCCGATGCGGTCACACACGCCTACAACCTGCACCCGTCGAACTACGCGATCGAGGAACACGCCCAGAGTGTGATCGACCTGATGCTCGGCGTGGAGAAGGCGATGCCGGAGCGGTACCGGCGGACGGAGGAGACGTTCCTCACCGACTGGGACTCGACGGTGACGAGCAACATGCTGTTCCGCGAGAGCCAGGTGGATTTCGCGGTGTTCCATCCCCAGACGATCACGATCTTCGATGACGGGCTGACCGCCCTCGGGAAGGCCGAGGAGTTCATCGACCGCCACCCGAACCGGGCCGCGTCGCTCGCGAGCGTAGACGTCATCGGGATGGACGACCCGCAGGCCGAGCTCACCCGCCAGGTCGAGCGATTCGACGCCCACGGGATGAAGGTGTACCCCTCGTACTGGGCCGACGACGAGCACGTCGGCTTCGAGATGGACGATCCGAAATCGGCCTTCCCGCTGTGGCAACACGCGGTCGATCTGGGGCTCGACGTTGTCGCCGTCCACAAGGCGGTTCCGTTCGGCAACGTGCCGATCGACTCCTACCTGGTCGACGACGTCGACGAGGCGGCGAGCAGTTTCCCCGAACTCAACTTCGAGATCGTCCACGGCGGCATGGGGCTGGCCAAGGAGACCGGCTATCATCTCGCCAATCACTCGAACGTGTACGTCAACCTTGAGATCACGGCGGGTGACATCGCGACGAATCCCGAGCGGTTCGTCGGGTCGATGGAAGAACTCCTCCACGCCGGCGGTGCGGACGTCCTCGACAAGGTCATCTGGGGAAGTGGCACACCCCAGTACCACCCGCAACTGCTTCTCGAAGCGTTCTGGGAGTACGAGTTCCCCGAGCTGGAGACGGCCAACGGCACTGTCCAGATCACCGACGCCGACAAGCGGGACATCCTCGGCCGGAACCTCGCCGACGCCCACGGGCTGGACGTCGACGAGCTCCAGTCCGACATCGAGGACGACGACCGCGACGACGAACTCGCCGAGCCGTTCTCGACGACGCCGTTCGAGGTGGTGGCGTGA
- a CDS encoding SDR family NAD(P)-dependent oxidoreductase — protein MTTLDGERIIVTGASRGLGRSMAERFSEEGARVTLTARDTERLQAVADDLPGETCVVPANVRDADAVERVIERTVESFGGVDSLVNNAGVSLLGMQNSRKELVDVTEDEWDTVLEVNLKGVFLFTQQALPHMYDQGAGNVINVSSGLGRQAAPGAGAYVSSKWGLEGLTRVTALEGADRGVNANAIDPGGRVDTDIWAHLPDEEREQILDPDVMDEAAVLLAAQGPDGISGESMAADEWEARLG, from the coding sequence ATGACAACGCTCGACGGCGAGCGAATCATCGTGACGGGTGCGAGCCGCGGTCTCGGTCGGTCGATGGCCGAACGATTCTCCGAGGAGGGCGCCCGCGTCACACTGACAGCACGGGACACGGAACGACTCCAGGCCGTCGCCGACGATCTGCCCGGCGAGACGTGCGTCGTTCCGGCGAACGTTCGTGACGCTGACGCCGTCGAACGGGTGATCGAGCGGACAGTCGAGTCGTTCGGCGGTGTCGACTCGCTAGTCAACAACGCCGGCGTGAGCCTCTTGGGTATGCAAAACTCCCGAAAGGAATTAGTTGATGTCACCGAGGACGAGTGGGATACCGTCCTCGAAGTCAACCTCAAGGGTGTGTTCCTGTTCACCCAGCAAGCCCTTCCCCACATGTACGACCAGGGTGCAGGCAACGTGATCAACGTCTCCTCGGGGCTCGGTCGGCAGGCGGCTCCGGGCGCAGGTGCGTACGTGAGTTCGAAGTGGGGTCTGGAAGGCTTGACTCGGGTGACAGCCCTCGAAGGAGCGGACCGCGGCGTCAACGCCAACGCTATCGACCCTGGTGGCCGGGTCGACACGGACATCTGGGCGCATTTGCCCGACGAGGAGCGCGAACAGATCCTCGACCCTGACGTGATGGACGAAGCCGCGGTACTGCTGGCTGCTCAGGGTCCGGACGGCATCTCCGGGGAGTCGATGGCGGCCGACGAGTGGGAAGCACGGCTCGGGTAA
- a CDS encoding alpha/beta hydrolase, giving the protein MGEDADSATPTEPHAGQPIETAGAPPQAAEVAVVLLHGRGSSAQYMLRLIDEFLHHGVMYLAPKAAHSSWYPYLGASFEKNEPWLSSAFDRIRSAMEIAGNAGIPPERTLLLGFSQGGSVVSEFVVRNPRRYGGLVVLSGRLLEPEPDREPDGNLDGTQVFFGCSADDPYVTVDQVRTSARIFEQINGDVENRLYDDLGHEINDDEIRMINSFIEELL; this is encoded by the coding sequence ATGGGAGAGGATGCCGACTCAGCCACACCCACGGAGCCACACGCCGGCCAACCAATCGAAACGGCCGGCGCACCGCCACAGGCAGCTGAGGTTGCCGTGGTTCTACTCCACGGTCGGGGATCCTCGGCCCAGTATATGCTCCGGCTCATCGACGAGTTCCTCCATCACGGGGTGATGTATCTCGCGCCGAAGGCGGCCCACAGTTCGTGGTATCCCTATTTAGGGGCCTCGTTCGAGAAGAACGAACCGTGGCTGTCCTCGGCGTTCGATCGCATCAGGAGTGCAATGGAGATAGCTGGCAACGCCGGTATCCCACCTGAGCGCACACTTCTCCTCGGGTTTTCACAAGGTGGGTCCGTCGTGAGCGAATTCGTTGTCCGAAACCCTCGTCGGTACGGTGGCCTCGTCGTGTTGTCGGGTCGTCTCCTCGAGCCAGAACCCGACCGCGAGCCGGATGGCAACCTCGATGGAACGCAGGTCTTCTTCGGCTGCAGTGCGGATGATCCCTACGTTACCGTCGATCAGGTTCGCACTTCCGCGCGGATATTTGAGCAGATCAATGGTGACGTGGAGAATCGGCTCTACGACGATCTCGGTCACGAAATCAACGACGACGAAATTCGTATGATCAATTCGTTCATCGAAGAGCTACTCTGA
- a CDS encoding VOC family protein — protein sequence MLTDTPGIHHITGIVRDAQQNVDFYTGVLGLRLIKQTVNFNEKFTRHLFYGDETGSPGTVLTFFPYPAEDDGRPGKPQISTAALVIPPNSVSYWHDRLSDHGIDVEGPVERFEEQVLRFTDPDGTQLELVTGTSSVEPWVDGPVPSAHAIRGIHGVSLLSTSVYVTASVLETLGFELIDQEGDRVRYQAPGDRATVIDVLDRDVEFGREGAGSIHHVAVRVPEKEQLYEWHDLFRDRGYDVSRVKDRHFFHSLYVREPGGILFELATEEPGLTAESDLDTLGDSLFLPPWLEEDREMIEGQLQPLERTQTTERD from the coding sequence ATGCTCACTGATACGCCCGGCATTCATCATATCACGGGTATCGTTCGAGATGCCCAGCAGAACGTCGATTTCTATACGGGCGTGCTCGGGCTCCGCCTGATCAAGCAGACGGTGAATTTCAACGAGAAATTCACGCGGCACCTCTTCTACGGTGACGAGACGGGCTCGCCCGGAACGGTCCTGACGTTCTTCCCGTATCCTGCAGAGGATGATGGGCGGCCTGGCAAACCCCAGATCAGCACTGCGGCCCTGGTAATACCTCCAAACTCGGTCTCGTACTGGCATGACAGACTTTCGGACCACGGCATCGACGTCGAGGGGCCGGTTGAGCGATTCGAGGAGCAGGTACTTCGGTTCACAGACCCGGATGGTACCCAACTCGAACTCGTCACCGGCACATCATCTGTAGAACCGTGGGTAGATGGACCAGTCCCGTCAGCACACGCGATCCGGGGTATCCACGGTGTGAGCCTCCTCTCGACGAGTGTGTACGTTACTGCAAGCGTCCTGGAGACACTGGGGTTCGAACTCATCGATCAGGAGGGCGATCGGGTACGGTACCAGGCGCCGGGCGATCGTGCCACCGTCATCGACGTACTCGACCGAGACGTGGAGTTCGGCCGCGAGGGTGCAGGGTCGATCCATCACGTCGCTGTGCGCGTCCCCGAGAAAGAGCAACTCTACGAGTGGCACGATCTCTTCCGGGACCGAGGCTACGATGTCTCGCGGGTGAAGGATCGGCACTTCTTCCACTCGCTGTACGTCCGCGAACCCGGTGGGATCCTGTTCGAACTCGCCACGGAAGAGCCGGGACTCACAGCCGAAAGCGATTTGGATACTCTCGGCGACTCACTGTTCCTCCCACCGTGGCTCGAAGAAGATCGGGAGATGATCGAAGGTCAGCTGCAGCCACTCGAACGTACACAGACCACGGAGAGAGATTGA
- a CDS encoding potassium channel family protein, translated as MVATYSILSLLIIFALSLLIVRTGSIALEMTGLSPDVSSFQATSAFSGAGYTTEEAEQAITTVGRRKTVKALIRLGSIGLLGAISSLILSFTRAGGDDLLNLLYILGGAGVIILFARSRWFNRLVTPLIEWALSETTELEISDYAQLLGLQREYRVAEVEISEGDWLAEESISELDLPREGVLILGIRRDDSYIGAPQPDTETKPDDTLVLYGKRDRLKELSDRLRGDAAAREDAVEDHEETLEEQKQLIEE; from the coding sequence ATGGTTGCCACGTACTCAATACTGTCACTACTGATCATCTTCGCGCTGTCGTTGTTGATTGTGCGTACCGGCTCGATTGCACTGGAAATGACGGGCCTTTCACCAGATGTGTCCTCCTTCCAAGCCACGTCGGCGTTCTCTGGAGCCGGATATACGACCGAAGAGGCAGAACAGGCTATCACCACCGTCGGCCGCCGCAAAACCGTAAAGGCGCTCATTCGGCTCGGCAGTATTGGACTCCTCGGTGCAATTTCGTCACTTATCCTTTCGTTCACGCGTGCTGGTGGCGACGACCTATTGAACTTACTGTATATTCTCGGCGGTGCCGGTGTAATTATTCTGTTCGCACGGAGTCGGTGGTTCAACCGCCTTGTGACGCCGCTCATCGAGTGGGCGCTGAGTGAGACGACAGAGTTAGAGATCTCGGATTATGCCCAGTTACTCGGATTGCAACGCGAATATCGTGTAGCGGAAGTGGAAATCAGCGAGGGTGATTGGCTGGCAGAGGAGTCGATTTCTGAACTGGATTTACCACGCGAAGGGGTGTTGATACTCGGCATCCGTCGAGATGATTCATATATTGGTGCGCCACAACCAGATACGGAGACGAAACCGGACGACACGCTCGTCCTCTACGGGAAACGAGACCGTCTCAAAGAATTGTCAGACCGGCTCAGAGGTGATGCAGCGGCTCGGGAAGATGCTGTTGAAGACCACGAGGAAACGCTCGAAGAGCAAAAACAACTTATTGAGGAATAA